Genomic window ([Eubacterium] hominis):
TTTCTTATAAAAACAAATTCGTGTATAATGTAGGCAAACATCAGGAGGTGTTTTCTTATGTCAGATACGATACAAACAAAGGAAATATTAGCTGAAACGTTAAAACTTTTAACAAATAAAAAAAGCTTTGCGAAAATCACAATCGCTGATATCACTAAAACAAGTGGATTTAACCGACAGACTTTCTATTATCATTTCCGTGATAAATATGAATTGTTGGAGTGGATTTATCGCCATGATGCACAACAGATATTTGATCATCATATCAGTTTTGAAAACTGGCATCGCTATATGGCTGCCTTATTAACGCATATCAAACAGGATAAGACGTTTTATCAGAATACGATCAGTTGTGATGATACAGTATTTAAGGAATTCATCTTTTCCATGACAAAATCAATATTTTTTCTTGCCATAGATGCACTTGACCTGCATCATCAGATATCTGAAAATGACAAGAATTTCTATAGTGAGTTTTTCAGTTTTGGCATTGCCGGTGTCATTGGCAACTGGGTAAAGACAGATATGAAAGAAACCCCAGAAAAGGTTGCCAGCAATTTGAAAAGTCTAGCGCAGGATAGTGAAAAGCTGGCTTATGAGCGCTATCGTGAGTCTTATAAAATTATGAAGGAGGAAGCATAGATGAAACAAAAAGTAGAAGATTATTTTGAACGGTGCGGTGGTAAAGGATGGATGCATATTGAACGTTTACTGGTTCCTGAAGAATTAGGGCCTCATGTAAAGATGTATGCCAAAGTTACCATTGATCCTCATAGTTCATTAGGCTACCATGAACATCATGGAGATGGTGAAAGCTATTATATCCTGGAGGGAGAAGCAATTTATCAGGATCATGATAAAAAACGTATATTAAAACCAGGAGATGTGACTTTTACAGCAGATGGTTTTGGTCATGGCATTGAAAATCCTAAAGATACACCGCTTGTCTTTATGGCGCTTATCATTAATAACGACGAAAGGCTGGATTAACCAGCCTTTTTTTGAAAACATAATAGAAACCCAGGCAGCATAAATACGATATATGGCAAGCCATATAATGAGTACAGTGGATAACGAATGATCCCGGGCACAAATTTAATTGCGTGAAATAGAAACGTATCCATCGTCAGGATAGTATATTCTAAAAGAATGATTACCCCCAGCCAGTATAGGATCGTTGTTTCTTTTTTGATGCGTGTTTGAAAACAGGCATATCCAAGATATGCAAAGGCAAAGACAAGTGTCAAATATTTGATGATCAGTAACACAGGCTTCATCACATGCATAATAGACAAGCTAATGCTGATGATAAAGCATATGCTGGAAATGAAGAATGCTTTTTTCATTCTTTTATTACCTTATAAATCAAATCATGTTTTTCTACTGGTGTTTTTGTAAAGTGATAGGAAGCATAAAAATCATCAAGCCAATGAGGAGGCAATGTGTGATTGATGTGTACATAGGCGAGAATATCGCCTTTTTTTACATAATCGCCATCTTTTTTCTGAAGTACGATGCCAACGGATGGATCAATGATATCTTCTTTTACCTGACGACCTGCGCCAAGCTGCATGGCAAGGGTACCTAGTGATAATGCATGAACGGCTTCTACATAGCCTTCTTCCCTGCTTTTGATTTCTAATACTTCTTTTGCCTGTGGCAAGGTTTCAGGATGTTTGATCATCTGAATATCTCCATGCTGTGCTTCTACCATATCTATTAGTTTTTGTAAAGCAGAGCCATTATGAACAGCTGTTTCAAGCATTGTTCTGGCTTCAGTTTCATTTTCTACTTTTTTTGCCTGCATCAGCATGATGCTTCCTGCCTTTAAACAAAGCTCATAAAAATCCTTTGGGCCTTCTCCTTTTAAAGTCGCAATGGCTTCTTTCACTTCTAATGCATTACCGATTGCATTGCCTAAGGGCTCATTCATATTGGAAATCATTGCCCGTACATCTTTATGAAAATGTTTTCCAATGGAAATCATGGTTTTCGCAAGCTTTTCAGCATCCTCCTTTGTCTGCATAAAAGCTCCTTCCCCAAATTTAACATCCAGTAAAATCGTATCCGCACCACATGCTAATTTTTTTGACATGATGCTAGAGGCAATTAAGGGAATCGAATTCACTGTCGCAGTCACATCACGTAATGCATATAACTTTTTATCAGCCGGCACAAGATTCCCGCTTTGACCAACAATTGCCAATCCAATGGAATCGATTTGATGTTTAAAGCTTTCCATATCCATATTGATTTGAAAGCCTTTGATACTTTCTACTTTATCAAGTGTTCCACCTGTGTGTCCAAGACCTCTGCCACTCATTTTCGCAATCTTAACACCACAAGCCGCCACCATTGGCGCAAGGGCTAAACTCGTCTTGTCCCCGACCCCGCCGGTAGAATGTTTATCACATTTGATGCCGGCAATATCTGATAGATCCATGACTTCCCCGCTATACAGCATTTCTTCTGTCAGCCATGCTGTTTCCTGTTCGTTCATGCCATTAAAACAGATTGCCATCAATAATGCAGATACCTGGTAATCTGGTATTTTATCCTGCACATAGGACGTGATAAATTCATGAATCTCTCCTTTTGATAAAGGATGATTTTCTTTCTTTTTTTCAATGATATCTACAAATCGCATGAAACATCCTTCTTTCTTTGAAAATAATACCATGTAAATGATGCATATTCGATACGCTCCATACAGATAAAGTCTGATTCATCATAAGAAGGAAAGCTTGTATCTGATGGATAAATGCCTTTGATGATGGATATATAGATACGATGCGCATATGGCAAGGAAAGCTGATAGATTTCTCTTCCTCCACATACCATCAATTCTTCTTTACTGTGTTGATAGTACTGAAGAATAGCGGTAACATCTTTCACAATTTGAACCTGTTCATAAGGATACTCATGTTTTGTTCTAGAGGCAATAAGCATTTTTCTTTCAGGCAGAGGACGTCCTATGGATTCCCATGTTTTTCTACCCATCAATATTGTATGATGAAGTGTTAATTGTTGAAACAGATATAATTCTTCAGGTATATGCCATGGCATATGTCCTTGAAAGCCGATATGGGCTTGTTCATCCATGGCGACAATGCAGGTGATCATGCATATAATTCAGCGATTTCTTCATCACTTAAAAAACGCCATTCTCCCTCTTGTAATGCTTCATCTAACACAAGGCTGCCCATACGCACACGTTTTAACTGTAATACCTCATTATTCACCGCATGCAGCATGCGTTTTACCTGATGATATTTCCCTTCAGAAATAATCAGATGAATCTTGCATTGCTCTATAACCTGTACATGTGCTTTTTTGATTGGTTCATCATCTAAAAGAATCGTGCCATTTTCTAACGTTTCAATATCCTGTGCAGATAAAGGGTGATCGATGATCACTTCATATTCTTTCTCCACATGTTTTTTAGGAGATAACAATTCATGAGAGAGTGCACCATCATTGCAGATCAACAGCAATCCTGTGGTGTCAATATCTAATCGTCCTACCGGAAACATATCTTTTGGCAAATGGATATCAATGATATCTAATACTGTTTCATGCATGCCATCTTTGGTACTGGATACAACATCCTGTGGTTTATTTAACATGATATAATAATATTTTTGATAGGAAACTTCTTCCCCATCTAAACAGATCACATCCTGAAGCTCATCGATATGACAATCATCTTTCTTACAGACTTCTCCATTAATTGTGACAAAGCCTTTGCGTATCATTTGTTTTACTTCTTTACGAGTCCCGGCGCCAGCGTGGGATAGGAATTTATCTAATCGCATATTAACCTCTTCTTCTTGAAATTAGCTTGGATATATTAAAATGAAACAATGTTTGTGGCAATTGGAAAATACCTGTAAGTGCCAGATAAACAGCCATTGCGAAAATACCGGATATACCCATTTGCACAACACCCATTAATCTTCCCATGCCATAGCCTTTTAATCCAATTAATTCACACAACCATGCCATCAAGAACATGCCCGCACAACCTAAAATGATGATCAACAGCTTATGGAACGTATATTTCCAATTCACATGATACTGACTAGCCAGTGAATACATTCCCGCAATCATATAACCACCCATGGCAACCATAGTAGATAATACAAGACCAGAGTATCCAAAGACCTTTAACATCGGATAAGACAAGGCAAATTTTACCGCAACCATAACCACCTGGAAACGAATACATAAACGACGCTGACCAACCGCCATCATCAATGCAGTCACAACCGGGTTGATTGTGGAGATCAATGCTTCAATAGAGAACCACTTCAGTATCTGTGCACACGTATCTAAATCTGCCGGATTGGCAGGTGGAAACAAGATATCATATAATGGTTTTGCGTACAGGAATAAACAAAAACTGATTGGTACCCCAATATATAAAACGATATCAAAACAATCACGAATATTTTTACGAATCTGTTTATAATCCTGACGGGCAAGTGCTGATGTGATATGTGGAATGATGGCACTAGAAAATCCTGGTGCCAGTATCATTGGAATGGACATCAGTTTTAAGACTCCGTAATTGATACAGCCTGTGATTAAAACGATTTCTTCACTGGTATTGCCATGTGCTTCTAGTCCGCTTTTTAGAAAAACTGTATTCACAATGGTATCACTATATCCAAGAACTGCGGAGAAAAGATATGGCATAGCGATCATGATTAATTCCTGCATGATTGCTTTTTTATCCGTAACACCCTGATCCTCCTGGGCCTTCGCTTTTTTACGCATCTGTGGCATGATTTTTCGATCATACAGTTTTAAATGCATAAAGGCAAGGATTGCGGCAACGCTGGTGGATAACACACCAAAATAGACACTCCATACATGTCCATAGTTAAACATATAAATCGCAACAGCACTTAAAATCAAAAGGAATGCGACACGTGCAATCTGTTCAAGCACTTGGGATAATGCATATACTTCCATTTCTTTTAAGCCCTGATAAAAACCACGAGTAGCACTTAATACTGGCACAAAGAATAACGCAAAGCTGATCAAAATCAATACCAGATGCATCGTGGATAAGTCTGCCGATGTAGATACGATTTGAACCGCAGGTTCTAATATTCCCGATGCCTGTGATACACCGATATCTGATGCCGGTAACACTAGCTTGGCAAGTGGTGAAGAAAATACAATGACTAACAGCATGGCAAATGCGCCAAAGCAGATCATGACAAGGGTTGCTAATTTTCTTACCAATAAAGATGTACGATAATCTCCCTTACTTGTATACTTTGCAATTAATGTTGCCACTGCAAAGGGAAAACCCGCTGTAAATATATTCAGCAGGTAACTGTAAATATTGTAGGCAACCCCATACATTGCCACATTGGCTTCATTTCCAAGCAATGTATTAAAGGGTACGGCGTAAAATAAACCAATGAATTTTGCAACAAAGATACCGGCAGATGATATCAGTGCCCCAGCAATCATGGATTGCTTCTTATTGGAATTTTTTTGTTTATTCATGTCTTCAAAACCTTTCTACTTATCCTTCATTTTCGCTTTTTTCAGCATAACTGCAATTGAAGAATACACTGTATTTATTTGCTCTGGTACTATCTTTCCATGATACCATTACATTTAGTGTAAATTGTTTATCTTTAGAAATTCCATTTAAGCCAATTCCCTTCCAATAATCTAGATTTGGATTAGACTGATATGGAATCAAATTAAAGCTTTCTGAAATATCTTTTCCCAGAATTCCGATACAGGGATAAACATTTGTATTAGAATCATTTGCCTGATTGACCGCAATCGCCTGAATA
Coding sequences:
- a CDS encoding TetR/AcrR family transcriptional regulator C-terminal domain-containing protein, with protein sequence MSDTIQTKEILAETLKLLTNKKSFAKITIADITKTSGFNRQTFYYHFRDKYELLEWIYRHDAQQIFDHHISFENWHRYMAALLTHIKQDKTFYQNTISCDDTVFKEFIFSMTKSIFFLAIDALDLHHQISENDKNFYSEFFSFGIAGVIGNWVKTDMKETPEKVASNLKSLAQDSEKLAYERYRESYKIMKEEA
- a CDS encoding cupin domain-containing protein, with product MKQKVEDYFERCGGKGWMHIERLLVPEELGPHVKMYAKVTIDPHSSLGYHEHHGDGESYYILEGEAIYQDHDKKRILKPGDVTFTADGFGHGIENPKDTPLVFMALIINNDERLD
- a CDS encoding pyrimidine-nucleoside phosphorylase yields the protein MRFVDIIEKKKENHPLSKGEIHEFITSYVQDKIPDYQVSALLMAICFNGMNEQETAWLTEEMLYSGEVMDLSDIAGIKCDKHSTGGVGDKTSLALAPMVAACGVKIAKMSGRGLGHTGGTLDKVESIKGFQINMDMESFKHQIDSIGLAIVGQSGNLVPADKKLYALRDVTATVNSIPLIASSIMSKKLACGADTILLDVKFGEGAFMQTKEDAEKLAKTMISIGKHFHKDVRAMISNMNEPLGNAIGNALEVKEAIATLKGEGPKDFYELCLKAGSIMLMQAKKVENETEARTMLETAVHNGSALQKLIDMVEAQHGDIQMIKHPETLPQAKEVLEIKSREEGYVEAVHALSLGTLAMQLGAGRQVKEDIIDPSVGIVLQKKDGDYVKKGDILAYVHINHTLPPHWLDDFYASYHFTKTPVEKHDLIYKVIKE
- a CDS encoding dihydrofolate reductase translates to MITCIVAMDEQAHIGFQGHMPWHIPEELYLFQQLTLHHTILMGRKTWESIGRPLPERKMLIASRTKHEYPYEQVQIVKDVTAILQYYQHSKEELMVCGGREIYQLSLPYAHRIYISIIKGIYPSDTSFPSYDESDFICMERIEYASFTWYYFQRKKDVSCDL
- a CDS encoding rRNA pseudouridine synthase, which produces MRLDKFLSHAGAGTRKEVKQMIRKGFVTINGEVCKKDDCHIDELQDVICLDGEEVSYQKYYYIMLNKPQDVVSSTKDGMHETVLDIIDIHLPKDMFPVGRLDIDTTGLLLICNDGALSHELLSPKKHVEKEYEVIIDHPLSAQDIETLENGTILLDDEPIKKAHVQVIEQCKIHLIISEGKYHQVKRMLHAVNNEVLQLKRVRMGSLVLDEALQEGEWRFLSDEEIAELYA
- a CDS encoding oligosaccharide flippase family protein, whose protein sequence is MNKQKNSNKKQSMIAGALISSAGIFVAKFIGLFYAVPFNTLLGNEANVAMYGVAYNIYSYLLNIFTAGFPFAVATLIAKYTSKGDYRTSLLVRKLATLVMICFGAFAMLLVIVFSSPLAKLVLPASDIGVSQASGILEPAVQIVSTSADLSTMHLVLILISFALFFVPVLSATRGFYQGLKEMEVYALSQVLEQIARVAFLLILSAVAIYMFNYGHVWSVYFGVLSTSVAAILAFMHLKLYDRKIMPQMRKKAKAQEDQGVTDKKAIMQELIMIAMPYLFSAVLGYSDTIVNTVFLKSGLEAHGNTSEEIVLITGCINYGVLKLMSIPMILAPGFSSAIIPHITSALARQDYKQIRKNIRDCFDIVLYIGVPISFCLFLYAKPLYDILFPPANPADLDTCAQILKWFSIEALISTINPVVTALMMAVGQRRLCIRFQVVMVAVKFALSYPMLKVFGYSGLVLSTMVAMGGYMIAGMYSLASQYHVNWKYTFHKLLIIILGCAGMFLMAWLCELIGLKGYGMGRLMGVVQMGISGIFAMAVYLALTGIFQLPQTLFHFNISKLISRRRG